From a single Nostoc sp. MS1 genomic region:
- a CDS encoding ROK family protein, translating to MADTQVIGIDLGGTAIKLGRFTQDGTCLQSLTVATPQPAIPEAVFMAMVDAIAQIDPDNQAIAIGVGTPGPADAAGRIAQIAINLPQWVNVPLADWLEVKIGKPTVIENDANCAGIAEAWLGAGRQYKNFIMLTLGTGVGGAIFLDGKLFVGHCGAAGELGLITLQPDGPMCKSGNQGSLEQYTSIKAIRHRTGKEPAELGLLAKEGDVEALAFWREYGRDLGTGLASLIYILTPEAIVLGGGVSASFEFFFPTLKAELEKRVMYTSRAGLQILQAELGNSAGMVGAAKLAWDKLIRNS from the coding sequence GTGGCAGATACTCAAGTAATTGGCATTGACTTGGGGGGAACGGCAATTAAACTAGGGCGATTTACCCAAGATGGTACTTGTTTACAATCTTTAACTGTAGCGACTCCCCAACCCGCCATACCTGAAGCAGTTTTCATGGCGATGGTGGATGCGATCGCTCAAATTGACCCCGATAATCAAGCTATAGCTATTGGTGTCGGTACACCCGGCCCGGCTGATGCAGCAGGACGCATTGCCCAAATTGCCATTAACTTGCCACAATGGGTAAATGTGCCTTTGGCTGATTGGTTAGAAGTGAAAATTGGCAAGCCTACGGTAATTGAAAATGATGCCAACTGTGCGGGAATAGCCGAAGCATGGTTAGGAGCCGGTCGCCAGTACAAAAATTTTATAATGCTAACCTTGGGAACTGGTGTAGGCGGGGCAATTTTTTTGGATGGTAAATTATTTGTCGGACATTGCGGCGCGGCGGGAGAACTGGGATTAATTACACTCCAACCTGATGGCCCTATGTGTAAGAGTGGTAATCAAGGTTCCTTAGAACAATACACTTCAATTAAAGCTATTCGTCACCGTACTGGTAAAGAACCTGCCGAATTAGGTTTATTGGCTAAAGAGGGTGATGTAGAGGCTTTAGCATTTTGGCGAGAATATGGTAGGGATTTAGGTACAGGTTTAGCCAGCCTAATCTATATTTTAACACCAGAAGCGATCGTCCTTGGTGGTGGTGTCAGTGCTAGCTTTGAATTTTTCTTTCCCACCCTCAAAGCAGAATTGGAAAAGCGAGTTATGTATACATCTCGCGCAGGGTTACAAATCCTTCAAGCAGAATTAGGCAACTCAGCAGGTATGGTGGGTGCAGCGAAGTTGGCGTGGGATAAATTAATTCGTAATTCGTAA
- a CDS encoding CTP synthase codes for MTKFIFVTGGVVSSIGKGIVAASLGRLLKSRDYSVSILKLDPYINIDPGTMSPFQHGEVFVTQDGAETDLDLGHYERFTDTSMSRLNSVTTGSIYQAVIMRERRGDYNGGTVQVIPHITNEIKERILSVAKETNPSVVITEIGGTVGDIESLPFLEAIRQLRKEVGRQNVLYMHLTLLPYIASAGEMKTKPTQHSVKELRSIGIQPDILVCRSDRPIPRGLKQKLSEFCDVPVECVITSQDARSIYEVPLILEREGLAEQALDLLQMEQRQPNLAKWEAMVQGLYSPKHNVEIAIVGKYVRLSDAYLSVVEALQHAAIATQGKLTLRWVNSEDLENQPVEDYLAGVDGIVVPGGFGTRGVDGKIAAIKYARDRQIPFLGLCLGMQCSVIEWARNVGGLTGANSAEFDPTTKHPVINLLPEQQDVVDLGGTMRLGLYDCHILPNTLAAKLYQAEVIQERHRHRYEFNNDYRQLLLDSGYVISGTSPDGRLVEIVEYPHHPFFISCQFHPEFQSRPSTSHPLFKGFMQAAIARNHPTTNFPTPVEVSSSISSK; via the coding sequence ATGACTAAGTTTATCTTTGTAACTGGAGGTGTCGTTTCCAGTATTGGCAAAGGCATTGTAGCAGCAAGTCTGGGCCGTTTACTCAAATCACGAGATTATTCGGTGTCGATTCTTAAACTCGACCCTTATATTAATATTGATCCGGGTACAATGAGTCCCTTTCAGCACGGCGAAGTGTTTGTTACCCAAGATGGTGCAGAAACCGATTTAGACTTGGGACATTACGAACGCTTTACCGACACTTCGATGTCACGACTCAACAGCGTTACGACTGGTTCTATTTACCAAGCTGTAATCATGCGTGAGCGTCGCGGTGACTACAATGGCGGCACAGTACAGGTAATACCCCATATTACGAATGAAATTAAAGAGCGGATTTTGTCTGTCGCTAAAGAAACAAATCCATCTGTAGTTATTACGGAAATTGGTGGTACGGTAGGCGATATTGAATCCCTGCCATTTTTGGAGGCTATACGCCAGCTACGCAAAGAGGTAGGAAGGCAAAATGTGCTGTATATGCACCTTACCCTTTTGCCTTATATTGCTTCGGCTGGGGAAATGAAAACTAAGCCGACACAACACTCGGTGAAGGAACTTAGATCAATTGGTATTCAACCAGATATTTTAGTATGTCGGAGCGATCGCCCCATTCCTAGAGGACTAAAGCAAAAATTATCGGAATTTTGCGATGTTCCTGTAGAGTGTGTCATTACCTCCCAAGATGCCAGAAGTATCTACGAAGTACCTTTAATTCTAGAAAGGGAAGGGTTAGCAGAACAAGCCCTAGATTTGTTGCAAATGGAACAACGGCAACCAAATCTAGCCAAATGGGAAGCAATGGTGCAAGGCTTGTATAGTCCTAAGCATAACGTAGAAATTGCCATCGTTGGTAAATACGTCAGATTGAGTGATGCGTATTTATCCGTAGTCGAGGCGTTACAACACGCGGCGATCGCTACGCAAGGAAAATTAACCTTACGTTGGGTAAACTCTGAAGATTTGGAAAACCAACCAGTAGAGGATTATCTCGCGGGTGTGGATGGCATAGTTGTACCTGGAGGTTTTGGTACTCGTGGGGTTGATGGCAAAATTGCGGCGATTAAATACGCCCGCGATCGCCAAATTCCCTTCTTAGGTTTATGCTTAGGAATGCAATGTTCCGTAATTGAATGGGCGCGAAACGTCGGTGGGTTAACAGGCGCTAATAGTGCGGAATTTGATCCAACCACTAAGCATCCAGTTATTAACTTGTTGCCAGAGCAGCAAGATGTAGTAGATTTAGGCGGAACAATGCGCTTAGGTCTGTATGATTGCCATATTCTACCTAATACCCTCGCCGCCAAACTTTACCAAGCCGAAGTTATACAAGAAAGACACCGCCATCGGTATGAGTTTAACAATGATTACCGCCAGTTGTTGTTAGATTCTGGCTATGTGATTAGCGGCACATCACCCGATGGACGCTTAGTGGAAATTGTGGAATATCCCCATCATCCATTTTTTATCTCTTGCCAGTTTCACCCAGAATTTCAATCGCGTCCCAGCACTTCCCATCCTTTATTTAAAGGGTTTATGCAGGCTGCGATCGCCCGGAATCATCCAACTACCAATTTCCCAACACCAGTGGAAGTATCTTCAAGTATTTCCAGTAAATAA
- a CDS encoding N-acetylmuramoyl-L-alanine amidase, which produces MKNFLVPVILSFLVTSSIALASSPFKVVYPPTNHQTSAEKIFFIGTAPPNGQVLINGKPITRSRSGHFAPSFPLQLGENIFTITHQGQTLQIKVTRVSNQPEIPQGLAFAKGSLTPVADIARLPGELVCFSAVASPNASVSVKLANQTVALLPQPQQAQLPNNLAALTGQNQPTTQSSVGIYQGCTTLLKPSSSVNGQVVSDAGREIELGQPQFQLTLNGKTITQPGTGKITILSPAQLPVAEVVADAGTARTGPSTDFSRLTPLPKGTRATVTGKEGEWFRLDYGAWINSKETRVLPGSIPPRTIVRSVGYRRLPGATEMRFPLETPVPVSVEQGEKTFTLRLYNTTAQTDIIRLDDDPLISRLDWQQANPTEVRYTFNLKKAQQWGYKLRYDGTTLVLALRHAPVIKQNRQKPLSGIKILLDPGHGGKESGASGPTGYLEKDVNLAVSKLLRDELLKLGANVVMTREDDRDVSLPERQAIINREEPAISISIHYNSLPDDGDAENTKGVGAFWYNTQAQSLAVFMHNYLVNKLGRPSYGVFWDNLALTRPATAPSVLLELGFMSNPNEFEWVTDPQEQKKLAKALAGGITEWFRSVN; this is translated from the coding sequence GTGAAAAATTTCCTCGTACCAGTAATCTTAAGCTTCCTTGTCACCTCCTCCATTGCTTTGGCTTCCTCACCTTTCAAAGTTGTTTATCCCCCGACAAACCACCAGACTAGTGCAGAAAAAATCTTTTTTATTGGCACAGCACCACCAAATGGACAAGTTCTCATCAATGGTAAGCCAATTACTCGTAGTCGCTCAGGTCATTTTGCACCAAGTTTTCCCCTACAGTTAGGAGAGAATATTTTTACCATCACTCACCAAGGTCAAACGCTTCAGATTAAGGTGACAAGGGTGAGTAATCAACCAGAGATACCCCAAGGTTTAGCTTTTGCTAAAGGTTCTCTAACACCAGTCGCCGACATTGCCAGACTACCGGGAGAACTAGTTTGTTTTAGCGCGGTTGCATCTCCTAACGCTAGTGTATCTGTGAAACTAGCTAATCAAACTGTGGCACTTTTACCACAACCACAACAAGCACAACTACCAAATAATTTGGCAGCCTTGACGGGACAGAATCAACCCACTACCCAGTCTAGCGTGGGAATTTACCAAGGTTGCACAACATTGTTAAAGCCTAGCTCTTCCGTAAATGGGCAAGTTGTCTCAGATGCTGGTAGAGAGATAGAGTTGGGGCAACCTCAGTTTCAACTGACACTTAATGGTAAGACAATAACTCAACCAGGGACTGGTAAAATTACCATTCTCTCACCTGCGCAGTTACCAGTTGCTGAGGTGGTAGCAGACGCAGGAACTGCACGTACTGGCCCTAGTACCGACTTCTCTCGACTTACGCCACTGCCTAAAGGAACACGAGCCACTGTCACAGGTAAAGAAGGTGAATGGTTCCGTCTAGACTATGGTGCTTGGATTAATAGTAAGGAAACTCGCGTTCTCCCAGGATCTATTCCGCCACGAACAATTGTTCGCAGTGTCGGATATCGGAGACTTCCCGGTGCAACAGAGATGCGTTTCCCACTAGAAACCCCTGTACCTGTGAGCGTAGAACAAGGAGAAAAAACTTTCACCCTGAGACTCTACAACACCACTGCCCAAACTGATATTATTCGCCTGGATGATGACCCTTTAATTTCTCGTCTAGATTGGCAGCAGGCAAACCCAACAGAGGTAAGATACACCTTTAACCTCAAAAAAGCTCAACAGTGGGGATATAAGCTGAGATACGACGGTACGACCCTGGTGTTAGCTTTACGCCATGCGCCTGTTATCAAGCAAAATAGGCAAAAGCCCTTATCTGGTATCAAGATTCTACTCGATCCTGGTCATGGTGGTAAAGAATCTGGCGCATCTGGGCCGACTGGATATTTAGAAAAGGACGTAAATCTGGCAGTATCGAAGCTATTACGTGATGAATTGCTGAAATTGGGTGCAAATGTAGTGATGACGAGGGAGGATGACAGGGATGTCTCTCTACCAGAACGTCAAGCAATTATCAATCGAGAGGAACCAGCAATTTCAATTTCCATCCATTACAATTCTCTACCGGATGACGGTGATGCGGAAAATACTAAGGGAGTTGGTGCATTTTGGTACAATACCCAAGCTCAAAGCCTCGCCGTCTTCATGCACAATTATTTAGTAAATAAACTCGGTAGACCTTCCTACGGTGTATTTTGGGATAACCTCGCACTGACACGCCCAGCCACCGCACCTTCGGTATTATTAGAGTTGGGTTTTATGAGTAATCCTAATGAATTTGAATGGGTGACAGATCCCCAAGAGCAGAAAAAGTTAGCTAAGGCTTTAGCGGGAGGGATAACCGAGTGGTTTAGAAGTGTTAACTAG
- a CDS encoding CHAT domain-containing protein, with protein sequence MDKTKILFLSADPSDAGRLRLGQELRDIREKLQLSKQRDIFHLEPREAVRPGDISQAIFDIEPQIVHFSGHGTSTGELCFENLTGQVQPVVPSALSSLFELVSHQVKCVVLNACYSEIQAKAIADYIPYVIGMNQAIGDTAAIAFSVGFYRALGSGRTFETAYKFACVEIQLEGIPEHLTPVIYTKKVENTKTDDVISLGTKNSFTYTSITIKQDRSLFLQLLKDFPPNGRGARFLKEHDVGNSIRSKDLESIDDLIDTWTDVMHEFLNPELEAKRRNFMSILRDFQSKLNANIWPIEGREFFSMYLHDFEVREHRLETRDQLNQMATKAFDLYEDVLRCCRIMLGTVDYEQ encoded by the coding sequence ATGGATAAAACTAAAATTCTATTTCTGTCAGCTGATCCTAGCGATGCTGGCCGTTTGCGTTTAGGTCAAGAGTTGCGAGATATACGTGAGAAACTACAACTCTCAAAGCAAAGAGATATTTTCCATCTAGAGCCTCGTGAAGCAGTGCGTCCAGGAGATATAAGTCAAGCAATTTTTGATATCGAGCCGCAAATTGTTCACTTCTCAGGACATGGAACGAGTACAGGAGAACTATGCTTTGAAAATCTCACAGGACAAGTTCAACCTGTTGTTCCTTCTGCACTTAGCAGCTTATTTGAGCTAGTATCACATCAGGTTAAATGTGTGGTTTTAAATGCTTGTTATTCAGAAATCCAAGCAAAAGCTATTGCCGATTATATTCCCTACGTTATTGGCATGAATCAAGCTATTGGAGATACTGCTGCAATAGCATTCTCAGTTGGCTTTTATAGAGCATTGGGATCTGGTCGCACGTTTGAAACAGCTTATAAGTTTGCTTGTGTAGAAATTCAGTTAGAGGGTATTCCTGAACATTTAACTCCAGTTATCTATACAAAAAAAGTAGAGAACACCAAAACTGATGATGTAATTTCTTTAGGAACTAAAAATAGCTTTACTTATACATCTATCACAATAAAGCAAGACAGGAGTTTGTTTCTTCAACTACTCAAAGATTTTCCACCTAATGGAAGAGGTGCAAGATTTTTGAAAGAGCATGACGTAGGAAATAGTATTCGTAGTAAAGATTTAGAAAGTATTGATGATCTTATTGATACTTGGACAGATGTAATGCACGAATTTTTAAATCCTGAATTGGAGGCAAAAAGGAGAAATTTTATGAGTATTCTCAGAGACTTCCAGTCAAAGTTAAATGCAAACATTTGGCCAATTGAAGGGCGTGAATTTTTCTCTATGTATCTTCATGACTTTGAAGTTCGAGAACACCGTCTTGAGACAAGAGATCAACTTAATCAGATGGCTACGAAAGCTTTTGATTTATATGAAGATGTGTTGCGCTGTTGCAGAATCATGCTTGGTACTGTTGATTATGAGCAATGA
- a CDS encoding type II toxin-antitoxin system HicB family antitoxin, with protein sequence MQTLIRLKIERFIEDEQEYFVATSDDLQGLVAEGKTVQEAIEIAENVAKVLLALEKKNIIK encoded by the coding sequence ATGCAAACTCTAATTCGACTCAAAATAGAAAGATTTATTGAAGATGAGCAAGAATATTTTGTAGCCACAAGTGACGATTTACAGGGGTTAGTTGCCGAAGGTAAAACAGTACAAGAAGCTATAGAAATAGCTGAGAATGTAGCTAAGGTATTATTGGCATTAGAGAAAAAAAACATTATAAAATAA
- a CDS encoding DUF2085 domain-containing protein, which translates to MQRVALTRELQVNWVSFFADFLLVGMVFGPPIAPFLAASGVWLLGGIADIIYFMGNHVCPQPTMGLELASPFIMAVCMRCYGTVTGLLITRLLYAVTGGKGIYWLSQYGWSGAALATVLMMAYPVELAAQIFGLWDFNNYLVTPFGLITGVAWGLFMMPFLHAWDNKD; encoded by the coding sequence ATGCAAAGGGTGGCTTTAACACGAGAGTTACAGGTTAATTGGGTCAGTTTTTTTGCTGATTTCCTGTTGGTGGGAATGGTGTTTGGGCCTCCTATTGCTCCTTTTTTGGCTGCGTCTGGTGTCTGGTTGCTTGGGGGTATTGCGGACATCATTTACTTTATGGGTAATCATGTATGTCCGCAACCTACTATGGGTTTGGAATTAGCATCCCCCTTCATCATGGCTGTATGTATGCGCTGTTATGGTACTGTCACAGGTTTGTTAATTACCCGCCTGCTTTATGCTGTAACTGGCGGTAAAGGTATTTATTGGCTGAGTCAATATGGTTGGAGTGGTGCGGCTTTAGCCACTGTCTTGATGATGGCTTATCCTGTGGAATTAGCAGCGCAAATTTTTGGTTTGTGGGATTTTAATAATTATTTAGTTACGCCCTTCGGTTTGATTACAGGTGTGGCTTGGGGGTTGTTCATGATGCCATTTTTACATGCTTGGGACAATAAAGATTAG
- a CDS encoding TIGR00300 family protein, translating to MTSRIRFLMCSPDHYEVDYVINPWMEGNIHKSSRDRAVDQWQGLYQILKEHAIVDLVTPEKGWPDMVFTANAGLVLGDNVVLSRFLHKERQGEEPYFKQWFEGNGYTVYELPKDLPFEGAGDALLDREGRWLWAGYGFRSELDSHPYLAKWLDIEVLSLRLIDERFYHLDTCFCPLANGYLLYYPGAFDSYSNRLIEMRVAPEKRIAIAEADAVNFACNAVNVDSIVIMNKASETLKQRLSDVGFRVLETPLTEFLKAGGAAKCLTLRVTEPVRAEVHANVSVESRIMRIEGHLLDSGLINRALDLIVDTGGSFQVLNFNLGEQRQSTSAAEVKVSAPSHEVMEEILSQLIDLGAVDLPQDERDVKLEPVIQNGVAPDDFYVSTIYPTEVRIKGQWIKVENQRMDGAIAITQTANGLKARCKILRDLEVGEQVVVDVQGIRTIRKTESREQRNTQEFSFMSAGVSSERRVELVVEQVAWELRKIRDAGGKVVVTAGPVVIHTGGGEHLSRLIREGYVQALLGGNAIAVHDIEQNIMGTSLGVDMKRGVAVRGGHRHHLKVINSIRRYGSIAKAVEAGVINSGVMYECVHNQVPFVLAGSIRDDGPLPDTQMDLIKAQEEYAKHLEGAEMILMLSSMLHSIGVGNMTPSGVKMVCVDINPAVVTKLSDRGSIESVGVVTDVGLFLSLLTQQLDKLTSPYVSKVG from the coding sequence ATGACCTCTCGTATTCGTTTTTTGATGTGTTCTCCTGACCACTACGAAGTGGATTATGTGATTAACCCCTGGATGGAAGGGAATATTCACAAATCTTCACGCGATCGCGCAGTTGATCAGTGGCAGGGGCTATACCAAATTCTTAAAGAACACGCCATTGTAGATTTAGTCACCCCTGAAAAAGGCTGGCCAGATATGGTGTTTACTGCCAACGCTGGCTTAGTCTTGGGTGATAATGTTGTTCTGAGCCGCTTTTTACACAAAGAGCGTCAAGGTGAGGAACCATACTTCAAACAATGGTTTGAAGGCAATGGTTATACAGTTTATGAACTACCAAAAGACTTACCCTTTGAAGGTGCAGGCGACGCATTATTAGATAGAGAAGGACGTTGGCTGTGGGCTGGCTATGGTTTCCGTTCCGAGTTAGATTCTCACCCATATCTGGCTAAATGGCTAGATATTGAAGTCCTATCACTGCGGTTGATAGATGAGCGTTTCTATCATTTAGATACCTGTTTCTGCCCACTAGCTAACGGTTATTTACTCTATTACCCTGGTGCGTTTGATTCCTACTCCAACCGCTTAATTGAGATGCGAGTTGCACCAGAAAAGCGCATAGCTATTGCTGAAGCCGATGCGGTGAATTTTGCTTGTAATGCGGTGAATGTTGACAGCATCGTCATTATGAACAAAGCCAGCGAAACTTTAAAGCAGCGTTTATCTGATGTTGGTTTCCGCGTACTGGAAACACCTCTGACCGAATTTCTCAAAGCTGGTGGTGCGGCTAAGTGTCTTACCTTGCGCGTAACAGAACCAGTTAGAGCAGAAGTTCACGCCAACGTGTCCGTCGAAAGCCGAATTATGCGTATCGAAGGACATTTACTTGATTCTGGCTTGATTAACCGCGCCTTGGATTTAATTGTCGATACTGGTGGTAGTTTCCAAGTATTAAACTTCAACTTGGGTGAACAACGCCAAAGTACATCCGCCGCCGAAGTGAAGGTTTCCGCACCTTCTCACGAGGTGATGGAAGAAATCCTTTCCCAATTAATTGATTTAGGTGCGGTAGACTTGCCTCAAGATGAGCGCGATGTCAAACTTGAGCCTGTGATTCAAAATGGTGTCGCCCCTGATGATTTCTATGTCAGTACCATTTATCCTACGGAAGTGCGGATTAAAGGGCAGTGGATTAAAGTCGAAAATCAACGGATGGACGGCGCGATCGCTATTACTCAAACTGCCAATGGTCTAAAAGCAAGGTGTAAAATATTACGTGACCTAGAAGTAGGCGAACAAGTTGTAGTAGACGTACAAGGTATCCGCACCATCCGCAAAACTGAATCGCGGGAACAACGTAACACCCAAGAGTTCAGCTTTATGTCGGCGGGTGTTTCTAGCGAACGCCGCGTGGAATTGGTGGTTGAACAAGTCGCTTGGGAACTACGGAAAATTCGTGATGCTGGCGGTAAAGTAGTTGTCACAGCCGGGCCTGTGGTCATTCATACTGGTGGTGGCGAACACCTATCAAGATTAATTCGGGAAGGTTACGTACAAGCCTTACTGGGTGGAAATGCGATCGCAGTCCATGACATCGAACAAAATATCATGGGTACATCCTTGGGTGTGGACATGAAGCGGGGTGTAGCCGTTCGTGGAGGACATCGCCATCACTTGAAGGTAATTAACTCCATCCGTCGCTACGGTAGCATCGCCAAAGCTGTGGAAGCAGGGGTAATTAATAGCGGTGTCATGTATGAATGCGTCCACAATCAAGTTCCCTTTGTTCTAGCTGGTTCCATTCGGGATGATGGGCCTTTACCCGATACCCAAATGGACTTAATCAAGGCGCAGGAGGAGTACGCCAAACACTTAGAAGGTGCGGAGATGATTCTCATGCTGTCATCAATGCTGCACTCAATTGGTGTGGGGAATATGACCCCATCTGGTGTAAAAATGGTCTGTGTGGATATTAACCCGGCTGTTGTGACCAAATTGAGCGATCGCGGTTCAATAGAATCAGTAGGTGTAGTCACTGACGTAGGTTTATTCCTCAGTCTGTTAACTCAGCAGCTAGATAAGTTGACAAGTCCGTATGTGTCTAAGGTAGGTTAA
- a CDS encoding GNAT family N-acetyltransferase has translation MTDFVFNIEDKPDPKDIQAVISKIVEFNNNSLQYKDIAYPLSVLIRDDNGEIVGGLVGKTHWGWLFVSHLWVDESLRGQGYGKQLLLKAEQAAKERGCSHAYLDTFSFQALGFYQRLGYEIFGVLENFPPGHQRYFLKKQI, from the coding sequence ATGACAGATTTTGTTTTTAACATTGAGGATAAACCCGATCCAAAGGATATTCAGGCTGTAATTAGTAAAATTGTTGAATTTAACAATAATAGCCTTCAATATAAAGATATTGCTTATCCTTTAAGCGTTTTAATTCGAGATGATAATGGAGAAATTGTTGGTGGTCTAGTGGGAAAAACACATTGGGGATGGCTGTTTGTATCTCACTTATGGGTAGATGAGAGCTTGCGTGGTCAAGGTTATGGAAAGCAACTTTTACTCAAAGCTGAACAAGCAGCCAAGGAACGCGGCTGTAGTCATGCTTATCTCGATACTTTTAGTTTTCAAGCTTTAGGATTTTACCAACGTTTGGGATACGAAATATTTGGAGTTCTAGAAAACTTCCCCCCAGGACATCAAAGATATTTTTTAAAAAAACAAATTTAG
- a CDS encoding Uma2 family endonuclease, protein MSMETTQLPQDPKVESLEWEPPMPPTDLIFDDGEPLESNRHRIAMNLLIRSLKYQWAERTNFFAGGNMFIYYSSKQARNRDFKGPDFFVVLNIENNPTRLGWVVWEENGRYPDMIVELLSDSTEAKDLGEKKQLYEQVFKTKDYFVFHPFKVNSLQGWHLDSDQGYQPITPNPQGWLWSQSIGLWVGTWQGQVEDDDAVWLRFYDEAGNVVLLPEEAQQQRANSEQQRADAEQQRADTERQARLNAVSQLLDMGMSQEQVAQVLSLTVAEVEIIRNS, encoded by the coding sequence ATGTCAATGGAAACTACACAACTACCCCAAGACCCAAAAGTAGAATCCTTGGAATGGGAACCACCCATGCCACCCACGGATTTAATTTTTGACGACGGAGAACCCTTGGAAAGTAACCGCCATCGCATCGCCATGAATTTATTGATCCGTTCTCTCAAATATCAATGGGCAGAACGAACTAATTTTTTTGCTGGCGGTAATATGTTTATTTACTACAGCAGTAAGCAGGCAAGAAATAGAGATTTTAAAGGCCCTGATTTTTTTGTAGTTCTAAATATAGAGAATAATCCTACGCGCTTGGGTTGGGTCGTTTGGGAAGAAAATGGCCGCTATCCTGATATGATAGTTGAACTACTTTCCGATTCAACAGAAGCTAAAGACTTGGGAGAGAAAAAACAACTATACGAGCAAGTATTTAAAACTAAAGATTATTTTGTATTTCATCCGTTCAAAGTTAATTCTTTGCAAGGTTGGCATTTAGATAGTGATCAAGGCTATCAACCAATTACTCCCAACCCCCAAGGCTGGTTATGGAGTCAAAGTATAGGCTTGTGGGTGGGAACTTGGCAAGGTCAAGTAGAAGATGATGATGCTGTGTGGCTGAGGTTTTACGATGAGGCGGGTAATGTGGTTCTGTTACCAGAAGAAGCACAACAGCAACGGGCTAACTCTGAACAACAACGAGCTGACGCTGAACAGCAACGGGCTGACACTGAAAGACAAGCAAGATTAAACGCTGTATCTCAATTACTAGATATGGGTATGAGTCAAGAACAGGTTGCACAAGTCCTCAGCTTGACTGTGGCGGAGGTAGAAATAATTCGTAATTCGTAA
- a CDS encoding NUDIX hydrolase, which produces MRRKVNKVLKQSGVIPYRERDGKIEILLITTRDRQEWVIPKGGIVNGMTPPASAAKEAWEEAGVIGQVDGNELGTYKYRKRGKIYRVKMYLLPVENLSDCYPEANKRYRRWLDAKQAIKLIKKDSLKRILKGFLQTKLHSCALSL; this is translated from the coding sequence GTGAGACGAAAAGTTAATAAAGTGTTGAAACAATCTGGAGTAATTCCTTATAGGGAGAGGGATGGAAAGATTGAAATACTATTGATTACAACACGCGATCGTCAAGAATGGGTAATTCCCAAAGGTGGGATCGTTAATGGTATGACTCCCCCTGCATCAGCCGCTAAGGAAGCTTGGGAAGAAGCTGGAGTAATCGGGCAGGTAGATGGTAATGAATTGGGTACTTATAAGTATCGTAAACGAGGCAAAATCTACCGAGTTAAAATGTATTTACTACCAGTTGAAAACCTCAGCGATTGTTATCCAGAGGCTAATAAAAGATACCGACGATGGCTAGATGCAAAACAAGCTATCAAACTCATAAAAAAAGACTCCCTCAAGCGCATCTTAAAAGGATTTCTCCAAACAAAACTACACTCTTGTGCATTATCTCTTTAG